From a region of the Panicum virgatum strain AP13 chromosome 2K, P.virgatum_v5, whole genome shotgun sequence genome:
- the LOC120680803 gene encoding transmembrane protein 50 homolog isoform X3: MENLALLWGIIGPGVAGAVFGAGWWFWVDAVVCSAVSVSFLHYLPGPAGIFASLAALMFNCVNKDEIGYDYYSPYGDDSEWRVKLWLFVAYVVSFVCLAGSVGLLVQDALTDKGPSVWTGVAGVLQCVLVLISGLIYWTCHYED, encoded by the exons ATGGAGAACCTTGCGCTGCTGTGGGGGATCATCGGGCCAGGCGTGGCCGGGGCCGTCTTCGGGGCTGGATGGTGGTTCTGGGTCGACGCCGTCGTCTGCAGCGCCGTCTCGGTCTCCTTCCTTCACTACCTTCCAGGTC CTGCAGGGATCTTCGCGTCGCTGGCGGCGCTCATGTTCAACTGCGTGAACAAGGATGAGATCGGATACGACTATTACTCGCCCTACGGGGACGATTCCGAGTGGAG AGTGAAGCTCTGGCTTTTTGTTGCATATGTTGTTTCTTTTGTCTGCCTAGCTGGATCTGTTGGTTTATTGGTGCAAGATGCGCTGACAGACAAGGGCCCATCTGTCTGGACTGGTGTTGCTGGTGTTCTGCAATGCGTTCTCGTGTTGATAAG CGGGTTGATATATTGGACATGCCACTATGAAGATTAA
- the LOC120680803 gene encoding transmembrane protein 50 homolog isoform X4, whose protein sequence is MENLALLWGIIGPGVAGAVFGAGWWFWVDAVVCSAVSVSFLHYLPGIFASLAALMFNCVNKDEIGYDYYSPYGDDSEWRVKLWLFVAYVVSFVCLAGSVGLLVQDALTDKGPSVWTGVAGVLQCVLVLISGLIYWTCHYED, encoded by the exons ATGGAGAACCTTGCGCTGCTGTGGGGGATCATCGGGCCAGGCGTGGCCGGGGCCGTCTTCGGGGCTGGATGGTGGTTCTGGGTCGACGCCGTCGTCTGCAGCGCCGTCTCGGTCTCCTTCCTTCACTACCTTCCAG GGATCTTCGCGTCGCTGGCGGCGCTCATGTTCAACTGCGTGAACAAGGATGAGATCGGATACGACTATTACTCGCCCTACGGGGACGATTCCGAGTGGAG AGTGAAGCTCTGGCTTTTTGTTGCATATGTTGTTTCTTTTGTCTGCCTAGCTGGATCTGTTGGTTTATTGGTGCAAGATGCGCTGACAGACAAGGGCCCATCTGTCTGGACTGGTGTTGCTGGTGTTCTGCAATGCGTTCTCGTGTTGATAAG CGGGTTGATATATTGGACATGCCACTATGAAGATTAA
- the LOC120680803 gene encoding transmembrane protein 50 homolog isoform X1, which produces MENLALLWGIIGPGVAGAVFGAGWWFWVDAVVCSAVSVSFLHYLPGPAGIFASLAALMFNCVNKDEIGYDYYSPYGDDSEWRVKLWLFVAYVVSFVCLAGSVGLLVQDALTDKGPSVWTGVAGVLQCVLVLISGRSDFPSSLQRVDILDMPL; this is translated from the exons ATGGAGAACCTTGCGCTGCTGTGGGGGATCATCGGGCCAGGCGTGGCCGGGGCCGTCTTCGGGGCTGGATGGTGGTTCTGGGTCGACGCCGTCGTCTGCAGCGCCGTCTCGGTCTCCTTCCTTCACTACCTTCCAGGTC CTGCAGGGATCTTCGCGTCGCTGGCGGCGCTCATGTTCAACTGCGTGAACAAGGATGAGATCGGATACGACTATTACTCGCCCTACGGGGACGATTCCGAGTGGAG AGTGAAGCTCTGGCTTTTTGTTGCATATGTTGTTTCTTTTGTCTGCCTAGCTGGATCTGTTGGTTTATTGGTGCAAGATGCGCTGACAGACAAGGGCCCATCTGTCTGGACTGGTGTTGCTGGTGTTCTGCAATGCGTTCTCGTGTTGATAAG TGGGCGGTCTGACTTTCCGTCATCCTTGCAGCGGGTTGATATATTGGACATGCCACTATGA
- the LOC120680803 gene encoding transmembrane protein 50 homolog isoform X2 — MENLALLWGIIGPGVAGAVFGAGWWFWVDAVVCSAVSVSFLHYLPGIFASLAALMFNCVNKDEIGYDYYSPYGDDSEWRVKLWLFVAYVVSFVCLAGSVGLLVQDALTDKGPSVWTGVAGVLQCVLVLISGRSDFPSSLQRVDILDMPL; from the exons ATGGAGAACCTTGCGCTGCTGTGGGGGATCATCGGGCCAGGCGTGGCCGGGGCCGTCTTCGGGGCTGGATGGTGGTTCTGGGTCGACGCCGTCGTCTGCAGCGCCGTCTCGGTCTCCTTCCTTCACTACCTTCCAG GGATCTTCGCGTCGCTGGCGGCGCTCATGTTCAACTGCGTGAACAAGGATGAGATCGGATACGACTATTACTCGCCCTACGGGGACGATTCCGAGTGGAG AGTGAAGCTCTGGCTTTTTGTTGCATATGTTGTTTCTTTTGTCTGCCTAGCTGGATCTGTTGGTTTATTGGTGCAAGATGCGCTGACAGACAAGGGCCCATCTGTCTGGACTGGTGTTGCTGGTGTTCTGCAATGCGTTCTCGTGTTGATAAG TGGGCGGTCTGACTTTCCGTCATCCTTGCAGCGGGTTGATATATTGGACATGCCACTATGA
- the LOC120680829 gene encoding transmembrane emp24 domain-containing protein p24delta3-like — MARGGAWMAAAAAAAVWWMAAGAGAVWLEIAPSGAKCVSEEIQSNVVVIGDYSVLYEHHHAHPTVAVKVTSPFGDIVHKKENVSVDQFAFTTAEAGNYLACFWVDGEDRGLVVKLNLDWKIGIAAKDWDSVAKKEKIEGVELELLKLEIAVQSIHENLLLLKSKEANMRDVSEKTNARVTWLSVLSLSVCVAVSVLQLWHLQEYFRKKKLI; from the exons ATGGCGCGAGGTGGCgcgtggatggcggcggcggcggcggcggcggtgtggtggatggcggcgggggcgggggcagtGTGGCTGGAGATTGCGCCGTCGGGGGCCAAGTGCGTGTCGGAGGAGATCCAGTCCAACGTCGTCGTCATCGGCGACTACTCCGTCCTGTACGAGCACCACCACGCCCACCCAACCGTCGCCGTCAAG GTTACATCCCCTTTTGGAGACATTGTGCATAAGAAAGAAAATGTTTCAGTGGACCAGTTTGCATTTACCACAGCAGAAGCTGGAAACTACCTGGCTTGCTTTTGGGTTGATGGAGAGGACAGAGGGTTAGTGGTGAAACTAAATCTTGACTGGAAAATTGGGATTGCTGCTAAAGACTGGGATTCTGTTGCTAAAAAGGAAAAGATTGAG GGAGTTGAGCTAGAGTTACTCAAGCTTGAAATAGCTGTCCAATCAATCCATGAAAACCTGCTTCTGCTCAAATCCAA AGAAGCTAACATGAGAGATGTCAGTGAGAAGACAAATGCTAGGGTCACGTGGTTGAGCGTGCTGTCTCTTAGCGTTTGCGTCGCAGTCTCTGTTTTGCAGCTGTGGCATCTACAAGAGTACTTCCGTAAGAAGAAGCTCATCTAA